A stretch of Saccharomyces cerevisiae S288C chromosome IV, complete sequence DNA encodes these proteins:
- the PHO13 gene encoding 4-nitrophenylphosphatase (Conserved phosphatase acting as a metabolite repair enzyme; shows specific dephosphorylating activity on two side-products of central carbohydrate metabolism, 2-phosphoglycolate and 4-phosphoerythronate; alkaline phosphatase specific for p-nitrophenyl phosphate; also has protein phosphatase activity; human ortholog PGP shows similar substrate specificity, deletion causes similar metabolite accumulation phenotypes, suggesting conserved role in eliminating glycolytic byproducts) codes for MTAQQGVPIKITNKEIAQEFLDKYDTFLFDCDGVLWLGSQALPYTLEILNLLKQLGKQLIFVTNNSTKSRLAYTKKFASFGIDVKEEQIFTSGYASAVYIRDFLKLQPGKDKVWVFGESGIGEELKLMGYESLGGADSRLDTPFDAAKSPFLVNGLDKDVSCVIAGLDTKVNYHRLAVTLQYLQKDSVHFVGTNVDSTFPQKGYTFPGAGSMIESLAFSSNRRPSYCGKPNQNMLNSIISAFNLDRSKCCMVGDRLNTDMKFGVEGGLGGTLLVLSGIETEERALKISHDYPRPKFYIDKLGDIYTLTNNEL; via the coding sequence ATGACTGCTCAACAAGGTGTACCAATAAAGATAACCAATAAGGAGATTGCTCAAGAATTCTTGGACAAATATGACACGTTTCTGTTCGATTGTGATGGTGTATTATGGTTAGGTTCTCAAGCATTACCATACACCCTGGAAATTCTAAACCTTTTGAAGCAATTGGGCAAACAACTGATCTTCGTTACGAATAACTCTACCAAGTCCCGTTTAGCATACACGAAAAAGTTTGCTTCGTTTGGTATTGATGTCAAAGAAGAACAGATTTTCACCTCTGGTTATGCGTCAGCTGTTTATATTCGTGACTTTCTGAAATTGCAGCCTGGCAAAGATAAGGTATGGGTATTTGGAGAAAGCGGTATTGGTGAAGAATTGAAACTAATGGGGTACGAATCTCTAGGAGGTGCCGATTCCAGATTGGATACGCCGTTCGATGCAGCTAAATCACCATTTTTGGTGAACGGCCTTGATAAGGATGTTAGTTGTGTTATTGCTGGGTTAGACACGAAGGTAAATTACCACCGTTTGGCTGTTACACTGCAGTATTTGCAGAAGGATTCTGTTCACTTTGTTGGTACAAATGTTGATTCTACTTTCCCGCAAAAGGGTTATACATTTCCCGGTGCAGGCTCCATGATTGAATCATTGGCATTCTCATCTAATAGGAGGCCATCGTACTGTGGTAAGCCAAATCAAAATATGCTAAACAGCATTATATCGGCATTCAACCTGGATAGATCAAAGTGCTGTATGGTTGGTGACAGATTAAACACCGATATGAAATTCGGTGTTGAAGGTGGGTTAGGTGGCACACTACTCGTTTTGAGTGGTATTGAAACCGAAGAGAGAGCCTTGAAGATTTCGCACGATTATCCAAGACCTAAATTTTACATTGATAAACTTGGTGACATCTACACCTTAACCAATAATGAGTTATAG
- the AIM6 gene encoding Aim6p (hypothetical protein; required for respiratory growth; YDL237W is not an essential gene), which translates to MLGLKGCLTILIGYVIAVCALFSSRGRNPSLTDWEKLKDQKISNIDNFGLTGQHLLEFFQENLPFLSFSEEKYRHKHVSLYYDVFKEYILRRASSKKCLPVDSAIAKLNKDVNPMPVHSHNDYWRKLPLFEGLAYGASSTEADVWNIDEKILAVGHNEAYLDPVELTLDKLYTGPLLEILDEVNCQDSDADRKNGVFFNSPETSLFFYIDFKSDDNELTYKLLMEQYFKSLIDSGYLTYYDMKKDEIIWRPVTVILTGNYPTSLDILDNGNDNGYFESSQRFAFLDAPLLSLEPKYSKLSVAATVSFSQLMKHCGSDHWKVSLRGRMDSNEISCAKSIIDGAHALKLKTRIWGAPTWPANLVETISRQIIHDLGSDLLNLDNLFMASSLI; encoded by the coding sequence ATGTTAGGACTGAAAGGGTGTCTAACTATTCTTATTGGATACGTTATTGCTGTCTGTGCTTTGTTTTCCAGTAGGGGAAGAAATCCTTCATTAACTGATTGGGAAAAGTTAAAGGACCAGAAAATATCGAATATTGATAACTTTGGGTTGACCGGTCAACATCTTTTAGAATTTTTCCAGGAAAACTTGCCATTTCTAAGTTTTTCAGAGGAAAAGTATCGTCACAAACACGTTTCTTTATATTATGATGTATTCAAAGAATATATCTTACGTCGTGccagttcaaaaaagtGTTTACCAGTAGACTCTGCTATCGCAAAGTTGAACAAAGATGTTAACCCAATGCCAGTTCACTCCCATAATGACTACTGGAGGAAACTTCCGCTTTTTGAAGGTCTGGCCTATGGTGCTAGTAGTACTGAAGCCGACGTGTGGAATATAGATGAAAAGATCCTAGCTGTGGGTCATAATGAAGCGTATTTGGACCCAGTTGAATTGACATTAGACAAGCTATACACTGGCCCCCTCTTGGAGATTTTAGACGAGGTGAATTGCCAAGATTCAGACGCCGATCGCAAAAATGGtgtatttttcaactcTCCAGAAACTTCActcttcttttatattGATTTCAAGTCGGATGATAACGAACTAACTTATAAACTGCTGATGGAGCAATATTTCAAATCTCTGATTGATTCTGGATATTTGACATATTACGATATGAAGaaggatgaaattatttggAGACCTGTTACTGTGATACTAACGGGCAACTACCCGACGTCATTGGATATTTTAGACAATGGAAATGATAACGGCTATTTTGAGTCAAGTCAAAGGTTTGCATTTCTAGATGCGCCGTTGTTAAGTTTGGAGCCCAAATACTCAAAGCTATCTGTAGCTGCGACGGTTTCGTTCAGCCAATTAATGAAACATTGTGGTTCTGATCATTGGAAAGTATCGCTAAGAGGTCGTATGGATTCGAATGAGATCAGTTGTGCTAAAAGCATAATTGATGGTGCTCACGCATTGAAACTTAAAACAAGAATTTGGGGAGCCCCAACCTGGCCAGCTAACCTGGTGGAAACTATTTCTCGCCAAATTATTCATGACTTGGGTTCCGATTTACTTAACCTGGACAATTTATTCATGGCATCGTCATTGATATAA
- the ADY3 gene encoding Ady3p (Protein required for spore wall formation; subunit of leading edge protein (LEP) complex (Ssp1-Ady3-Don1-Irc10) that forms ring-like structure at leading edge of prospore membrane during meiosis II; mediates assembly of LEP complex, formation of ring-like structure via interaction with spindle pole body components, and prospore membrane maturation; also detected in peroxisomes; potentially phosphorylated by Cdc28p; ADY3 has a paralog, CNM67, that arose from the whole genome duplication), giving the protein MNHWLAFLNKPESLKEQNSDCDQQGEMRHVTDGTLTKSPESKPFRERRSQTWIDSEVPTSTEKSNVQESISSDIISKLSNRRSRRNRSESWAGSEASSPSGNISTLENATEKNTLKSPNKFLQRGGLPTVGIGSQALSPAGKPSTLGNVSPGKFTTYKVHNSIEVNRFSSTPTKLLTNPHKVAAISNDEHYVVSNESLEENIEVAHLENVFRSSKTPDEEQSEYMKLGEIRLSSSSYGGSISKENSLPKVLDELQSQNEEIKALRQKLEEKDDRIQELEELNSMNDAKLQRIEDLQKEFHNERKAASKRLNIVQDRFRKEIKKIREEKITDFQNKNASKKEKNEVTSAKTKCKAFSQRNILVSELYRKQKQILNLQQENDKFLKDINESNNSIVKLRSEVEILKSNLQLSQDENKKLHDNGSFYEKRLNDVYSYMQNLSLFEKDLGKFILEEMKCGHSPSMFQNGFAKLYPDFQDIKNLENMEQYKQLKGKIELLEKNDRIRLEKIISVFKLINERLHFMQQQHSHKIKYLQKEALTKEQQFRLEKRRWHDILNLKEENFQKLKSELKEKLILSEKIQKNAEDKLNDYMNEHQEIVEKLQNQALIASRWSTQIQESENTHKKITDELAGKQSEILKLEETILSLKEDVFQEKLNLKKLYGDPSTELNFETVGKSFPHITKEKYDSLGLDILTDLTYVQSQNLIKNLLIVLDIPLKTFLKIVPTIVIQLRCELTLLTKFANDLNLKVFGKQLDFKSRRKVAMNEFLNNHDIAEVKHPLEYDLQALFKYFFS; this is encoded by the coding sequence ATGAATCATTGGTTAGCATTTTTGAATAAGCCTGAATCCCTAAAGGAACAAAACTCGGATTGCGACCAGCAGGGGGAGATGAGACATGTTACTGATGGCACTTTAACTAAGTCTCCAGAAAGTAAACCTTTTCGAGAGCGGCGTTCACAAACTTGGATAGACTCTGAAGTACCTACGTCCACTGAAAAATCTAATGTGCAGGAAAGTATTTCTTCTGATATTATATCAAAACTGTCGAATAGGCGTTCCCGAAGAAACCGCTCAGAGAGTTGGGCAGGTTCAGAAGCCTCTTCACCTTCTGGTAACATTAGTACATTGGAAAATGCTacggaaaaaaatactttaaAATCGCCTAATAAATTTCTACAAAGGGGTGGTTTACCAACTGTAGGAATAGGCTCGCAGGCTCTGTCACCTGCAGGAAAGCCCAGTACATTAGGAAATGTAAGCCCTGGTAAATTTACCACATACAAAGTACACAATAGTATTGAAGTGAATAGATTTTCTTCTACACCTACAAAGCTCCTCACGAATCCCCACAAAGTCGCAGCAATCTCAAATGATGAGCATTATGTTGTAAGCAATGAGAGTCTGGAGGAGAATATAGAGGTTGCGCATCTAGAGAACGTATTTCGCTCATCTAAAACTCCAGATGAAGAACAGTCCGAATATATGAAATTAGGAGAAATTAGGctatcttcttcatcatatGGAGGAAGTAtttctaaagaaaatagttTACCCAAGGTATTAGATGAGCTCCAGTCCCAAAATGAAGAGATCAAAGCACTAAGACAAAAACTAGAAGAGAAGGATGACAGGATTCAAGAACTAGAAGAACTTAATAGCATGAATGATGCTAAACTTCAAAGAATAGAAGACTTGCAGAAGGAATTCCACAACGAAAGAAAAGCTGCATCAAAAAGGCTCAACATTGTTCAGGACCGGTTTCgcaaagaaattaaaaaaattagagaagaaaaaattacagactttcaaaacaaaaacgcTAGcaagaaggagaagaatGAAGTGACTAGTGCCAAAACTAAATGTAAAGCTTTTTctcaaagaaatattttagtTTCGGAACTATACAGGAAGCAAAAACAAATCCTAAACTTGCagcaagaaaatgataaatttcTAAAAGATATTAACGAATCGAATAACTCTATAGTAAAATTAAGATCTGAAGTTGAAATACTGAAAAGCAATTTGCAACTTTCTcaagatgaaaataaaaaattacatGATAATGGTTCGTTTTACGAGAAAAGGTTAAATGATGTTTACAGCTATATGCAAAatctttctctttttgagaaagaCCTTGGTAAATTCATACtagaagaaatgaaatgtGGCCATTCCCCTTCGATGTTTCAAAACGGTTTTGCCAAGCTTTATCCGGATTTTCAAGATAtcaaaaatcttgaaaatatgGAGCAATACAAACAATTAAAAGGAAAGATAgaacttttggaaaagaatgACCGTATACgtcttgaaaaaatcatttctGTCTTTAAATTGATTAATGAAAGATTACATTTTATGCAACAGCAGCACAGTcacaaaataaaatatcttcaaaAAGAGGCGTTAACAAaagaacaacaatttcGTTTGGAAAAAAGGAGATGGCATGATATCCTGAACCTcaaggaagaaaactttcaaaaactgAAGAGCGagttaaaagaaaaattaatactaagtgaaaaaattcagaaaaatGCCGAAGATAAATTGAACGATTACATGAATGAACACCAGGAAATTGTTGAGAAACTTCAGAATCAGGCTTTGATTGCTTCAAGATGGAGCACTCAAATTCAAGAGTCAGAAAACACACATAAGAAAATTACTGACGAGTTAGCTGGAAAACAAAGTGAAATATTAAAACTCGAAGAAACAATTCTATCACTAAAAGAAGATGTATTCCAAGAGAAGctgaatttaaaaaaactatATGGTGATCCTTCTACCGAActtaattttgaaactgTTGGAAAATCTTTTCCACATATAACGAAGGAAAAGTACGACTCCTTGGGTCTTGATATTCTGACAGACCTTACCTATGTGCAATCGCAAAATCtaatcaaaaatttattaattGTGTTGGATATCCCATTAAAAACCTTCTTAAAAATTGTACCAACAATTGTCATTCAACTTAGATGTGAGCTTACACTTCTCACAAAATTTGCTAATGATTTGAACCTTAAGGTTTTTGGTAAACAGTTAGATTTCAAAAGTAGAAGAAAGGTCGCAATGAATgagtttttgaacaatCATGATATTGCTGAAGTAAAGCATCCTCTTGAGTATGATTTGCAAGCGTTgtttaaatatttcttttcttag
- the YPD1 gene encoding Ypd1p (Osmotic stress-responsive phosphorelay intermediate sensor protein; phosphorylated by the plasma membrane sensor Sln1p in response to osmotic stress and then in turn phosphorylates the response regulators Ssk1p in the cytosol and Skn7p in the nucleus) has protein sequence MSTIPSEIINWTILNEIISMDDDDSDFSKGLIIQFIDQAQTTFAQMQRQLDGEKNLTELDNLGHFLKGSSAALGLQRIAWVCERIQNLGRKMEHFFPNKTELVNTLSDKSIINGINIDEDDEEIKIQVDDKDENSIYLILIAKALNQSRLEFKLARIELSKYYNTNL, from the coding sequence ATGTCTACTATTCCCTCAGAAATCATCAATTGGACCATCTTAAATGAAATTATATCTATGGATGACGATGATTCCGATTTTTCTAAAGGTCTAATTATTCAATTTATCGACCAGGCACAAACAACTTTTGCTCAAATGCAACGACAGCTGGAcggtgaaaaaaatcttacCGAATTAGACAATCTGGGCCATTTTTTAAAGGGTTCTTCTGCTGCATTAGGCTTACAAAGAATTGCCTGGGTTTGTGAAAGAATTCAAAACTTGGGAAGAAAAATGGAACATTTCTTCCCCAACAAGACCGAATTGGTCAACACTCTGAGCGATAAATCGATTATTAATGGAATcaatattgatgaagatgacgagGAAATAAAGATACAAGTGGACGATAAAGACGAAAATTCCATATATCTCATCTTGATAGCAAAAGCTTTGAACCAGTCTAGGTTGGAGTTCAAACTGGCGAGAATTGAGTTATCTAAATATTACAACACAAACCTATAA
- the GUD1 gene encoding guanine deaminase (Guanine deaminase; a catabolic enzyme of the guanine salvage pathway producing xanthine and ammonia from guanine; activity is low in exponentially-growing cultures but expression is increased in post-diauxic and stationary-phase cultures) encodes MTKSDLLFDKFNDKHGKFLVFFGTFVDTPKLGELRIREKTSVGVLNGIIRFVNRNSLDPVKDCLDHDSSLSPEDVTVVDIIGKDKTRNNSFYFPGFVDTHNHVSQYPNVGVFGNSTLLDWLEKYTFPIEAALANENIAREVYNKVISKTLSHGTTTVAYYNTIDLKSTKLLAQLSSLLGQRVLVGKVCMDTNGPEYYIEDTKTSFESTVKVVKYIRETICDPLVNPIVTPRFAPSCSRELMQQLSKLVKDENIHVQTHLSENKEEIQWVQDLFPECESYTDVYDKYGLLTEKTVLAHCIHLTDAEARVIKQRRCGISHCPISNSSLTSGECRVRWLLDQGIKVGLGTDVSAGHSCSILTTGRQAFAVSRHLAMRETDHAKLSVSECLFLATMGGAQVLRMDETLGTFDVGKQFDAQMIDTNAPGSNVDMFHWQLKEKDQMQEQEQEQGQDPYKNPPLLTNEDIIAKWFFNGDDRNTTKVWVAGQQVYQI; translated from the coding sequence ATGACAAAAAGTGatttattatttgataaattcaaCGACAAACATGGAAAGTttctagttttttttggtacCTTTGTAGATACCCCTAAATTAGGAGAGCTGAGAATCAGAGAGAAAACATCTGTTGGAGTTCTCAACGGAATCATCAGGTTTGTGAACAGAAATTCACTCGATCCTGTCAAAGATTGTTTAGATCACGATAGTAGCTTATCACCAGAGGATGTCACGGTGGTTGACATAATTGGAAAAGACAAGACTCGAAATAACagcttttattttccagGTTTTGTTGACACGCATAACCATGTCTCGCAATATCCAAATGTCGGCGTATTTGGGAATTCTACCCTGCTGGATTGGCTAGAGAAGTATACCTTCCCCATAGAAGCCGCACTAGCAAACGAAAATATTGCGAGAGAAGTTTACAATAAGGTAATAAGTAAGACGCTTTCTCACGGTACAACGACTGTGGCTTACTATAATACCATTGATCTCAAGTCCACTAAGCTCTTGGCTCAACTAAGCTCCTTATTGGGGCAGCGTGTTCTTGTTGGAAAAGTGTGCATGGATACCAATGGTCCCGAGTATTATATTGAAGATACTAAAACTTCCTTTGAAAGCACTGTGAAAGTTGTTAAGTACATACGGGAAACCATTTGTGATCCCCTCGTAAATCCTATAGTGACACCAAGGTTCGCGCCCTCTTGTTCTAGAGAACTAATGCAACAGTTGTCCAAGCTAGTCAAGGATGAAAACATACACGTTCAAACCCACTTGTCGGAAAATAAGGAGGAGATACAGTGGGTTCAAGATTTATTTCCCGAATGTGAGAGCTATACTGATGTATACGACAAATATGGGCTGCTCACAGAAAAAACAGTATTGGCACATTGTATTCATCTAACAGATGCCGAAGCGCGTGTGATTAAACAGCGTCGCTGTGGTATATCTCATTGTCCCATTTCCAACTCCTCTCTGACTTCTGGAGAGTGTAGGGTTCGATGGTTGCTGGACCAGGGCATAAAGGTTGGTCTAGGCACCGACGTTTCAGCCGGTCATTCTTGTAGCATACTCACCACCGGAAGGCAGGCCTTTGCAGTTTCAAGGCATTTGGCAATGAGAGAAACTGATCATGCAAAACTTTCAGTCTCCGAGTGCCTATTTCTTGCTACAATGGGCGGAGCACAAGTCTTGCGTATGGATGAGACCTTGGGGACTTTTGACGTCGGTAAGCAGTTTGACGCTCAAATGATCGATACCAATGCTCCCGGCTCAAACGTGGATATGTTTCATTGGCAGCTAAAGGAGAAGGATCAAATGCAAGAGCAAGAGCAAGAGCAAGGGCAAGACCCTTATAAGAACCCACCGCTGCTTACTAATGAAGACATAATCGCAAAATGGTTCTTTAACGGTGATGATCGCAACACCACTAAAGTTTGGGTAGCCGGCCAGCAAGTCTACCAGATTTAG
- the GYP7 gene encoding GTPase-activating protein GYP7 (GTPase-activating protein for yeast Rab family members; members include Ypt7p (most effective), Ypt1p, Ypt31p, and Ypt32p (in vitro); involved in vesicle mediated protein trafficking; regulates Ypt7p activity on late endosomes; contains a PH-like domain) has protein sequence MSKILFCKSKVFLHPTSDARDNIAGFLLLTLEANKLSHQAILQYIPESGLSTLEISKLLKHEAKVGTCPTSTPFVIENSINFSNLVNTSLGQAFEISLSQIYCIQFRPPSPNGWYVGSLVIYPLTEQFTGFQPPVLFFHDQLCPSTTDKLKRLRKSMNPFDDSDELYWGGVDLRNKINELMELKKSNLEPEFWLVNPSLNDLRNFVSKDLLESYNNSKKDTTELATAGVKLNEKFQEWKWNVMSKIADVTTKSTNFIDSWLTNNSPIQKSQIDNEYLQKLLNNEKVKQIEQDYDSARVYLANWSLGVKQEAERYQKQNKLFDSYRNNIFNDLNLTDELSDTEINNALQRQFPLTEAKWNSLWDENDGRLRVTVNEVKDFIFHGGLENDSLRGKVWGFLLEIYPWDSSQDERVQIDQTLAAEYDQLKLTWSKDFLQFDDEDEEEYWNDQLFRISKDVRRCDRNLEIFQYNTIDGLPPPPQQLPANENNSTSPESANDESDDADDGVRNPHLIHLQNILITYNVYNTNLGYVQGMTDLLSPIYVIMKEEWKTFWCFTHFMDIMERNFLRDQSGIHEQMLTLVELVQLMLPELSEHLNKCDSGNLFFCFRMLLVWFKREFEMEDIMHIWENFWTFYYSSQFQLFFMLAILQKNSQAILQHLNQFDQILKFFNELNGKLDWNDLMVRAELLFKKFEKMMHVMERDLQNVSSSSSSSSTGVLPCQSERLTLLLSKKPIIRHEGQRSKNSVK, from the coding sequence ATGAGTAAGATACTATTCTGCAAATCTAAAGTGTTCTTACACCCAACAAGCGATGCTAGAGATAATATTGCTGGTTTCCTGCTACTCACATTGGAAGCGAATAAGCTATCCCACCAAGCAATTCTCCAATATATCCCAGAATCTGGCTTATCCACATTAGAGATATCAAAACTACTAAAACATGAAGCTAAAGTGGGCACATGTCCAACTTCTACACCATTTGTTATtgaaaattcaataaactTTAGTAACCTGGTCAATACTTCTTTAGGTCAAGCTTTCGAAATTTCTCTCTCACAAATATACTGCATCCAATTTAGGCCTCCTAGTCCAAATGGTTGGTATGTCGGATCTCTGGTAATATATCCCTTGACAGAACAGTTTACGGGCTTTCAACCTCCTGTCTTGTTCTTTCATGACCAACTCTGCCCATCAACTACGGACAAGTTAAAAAGACTACGCAAATCCATGAACCCATTTGATGACTCGGACGAATTGTATTGGGGTGGCGTAGATTTGAGAAACAAAATCAACGAACTGATGGAACTCAAGAAATCAAACTTAGAGCCAGAGTTTTGGTTAGTAAATCCCTCTTTGAATGATTTGAGAAATTTCGTTTCCAAGGATCTATTGGAAAGTTATAACAATTCGAAGAAAGATACAACTGAACTCGCTACCGCCGGTGTGAAACTAAACGAGAAATTCCAAGAATGGAAATGGAACGTAATGAGCAAGATAGCAGACGTGACTACCAAGTCTACCAATTTTATCGATAGTTGGCTGACTAACAACTCACCCATACAAAAATCACAAATCGACAATGAATACTTGCAAAAGCTTCTGAACAATGAGAAGGTTAAACAAATTGAACAGGATTATGACTCTGCAAGAGTGTATTTGGCAAACTGGTCATTAGGAGTAAAACAGGAAGCTGAGAGGTATCAAAAGCAGAACAAACTCTTTGATTCGTATAGGAATAACATTTTCAACGACCTGAATCTAACTGATGAATTAAGTGATACTGAAATAAATAATGCTCTGCAAAGACAATTTCCTTTAACGGAAGCGAAATGGAATTCGCTATGGGATGAGAACGATGGGAGGCTGAGGGTCACGGTAAACGAAGTTAAGGATTTCATATTTCATGGTGGGTTAGAAAATGACAGTTTGCGAGGGAAAGTTTGGGGTTTTCTCTTAGAAATATATCCGTGGGATTCTTCTCAAGACGAGAGGGTACAAATCGATCAAACTTTAGCCGCGGAATACGATCAATTGAAACTAACCTGgtcaaaagattttttacaatttgacgatgaagatgaagaggaatATTGGAACGATCAATTATTCAGAATATCTAAAGATGTGAGACGCTGTGATAGAAACTTGGAGATATTTCAATACAATACCATCGATGGATTACCACCACCGCCACAACAACTCCCAGcaaatgaaaataacaGTACCAGCCCCGAATCCGCTAATGACGAGAGCGATGATGCAGACGATGGAGTCAGGAACCCACATTTGATACATTTACAAAACATTCTTATCACTTATAATGTCTACAACACAAACTTAGGCTACGTGCAGGGGATGACCGATCTTTTATCGCCTATTTATGTCATCATGAAGGAAGAATGGAAAACGTTTTGGTGTTTTACGCACTTCATGGACATTATggaaagaaattttctAAGAGACCAGAGTGGCATCCATGAACAAATGTTAACTCTCGTGGAATTGGTACAATTAATGCTACCCGAATTGAGCGAACATTTAAACAAGTGTGATTCAGGAAACTTGTTCTTTTGCTTTCGAATGCTTCTAGTATGGTTCAAGAGAGAATTTGAAATGGAAGATATTATGCACATTTGGGAGAATTTCTGGACTTTCTACTACAGTTCACAATTCCAATTATTCTTCATGTTGGCCATTCTACAGAAAAACTCACAAGCTATTTTACAACATCTAAATCAGTTCGACcaaatattaaaattttttaatgaactTAACGGGAAGTTGGATTGGAATGACCTAATGGTTAGAGCAGAGCTTTTGTTCAAGAAGTTTGAGAAAATGATGCACGTCATGGAAAGAGATTTACAAAACGTATCCTCctcttcatcctcatccTCTACCGGCGTATTGCCTTGTCAGAGCGAGAGGTTGACCCTGCTTCTTTCTAAAAAACCTATCATAAGACATGAAGGGCAAAGGAGCAAAAATTCCGTTAAATAG